A segment of the Bos javanicus breed banteng chromosome 22, ARS-OSU_banteng_1.0, whole genome shotgun sequence genome:
CACATTTAGCATCATGTCCTCTTCGCCCTTGACATGTATGTGGATTGGGAGAAAACCGAAGGTTATGAGACCTGTTCTGTTGGAGAGGGAAGAAAACAGACACAGTTGAGTGCCCACTCTATGCCAAACAGCATGCAGAGGCGAGGTGCCAGAGTTAGCCCACGTGGAAgagggctcagagaggtcacaTAGTgctcccaaggtcacacagctactcaGCCTGGTAGGACCAGGATTTAAATGAGCGCTTCTGACCCTGTGTTCACATTCTTTGTGCAACTCGGAAAGGAAGCTTCACAAAACTCTGAAGAAATACACTCCCTCCCTGTATCATCTGTCCTTGGCAAATGCTACCTTGTCTCATTTCCTGGTAGTCAGTGGATGTCTGTGaccatattttcttttatctcatttgtttcatttagtTAAGGTCTGTTGTGGGATGTCTAACCAGTGAGGAAACTAGAAACGCTCAATTATTTTGCAAGGAGAACCGGAAGCCTGAGACCTGATATGCATGCTGAAGTTAGTACTGGAAACGGGTTTCCCCAGTCTCACATGCTTATTATATATCCTGGGACAGAGGAAGGGAGTTTGCGTAATCCATGGCCTCTGCTTTTGGTGAGGCTGAGTTTAGTTGAGAGGGGGAATATTTATAAACCTTGGAAGATGAAGTAACAGTGAGCTGAGGTGTACAGAAGGAAGGGTCTCAAGCATTCATGTGAAACGTTGTTTTAATGAATGAACAGAGATTCAGAAGAGGGAGCTGTGACTGTGAACTTGTGAGGTCAGGGAGGGTTTGGTGGTGGATGCGGGTCTTAGGTCTTACGTGATGGTGAGGCTTGGATGGGTGGGAGGAGTGAGGATGCCATCTCAGAGAGACAGCAGTGAACCGTCTGgaagagagatcttagttccctgcccaagacctgaacctgggtagcctggatgaaCAGCCGGAGTCCCAGCCGCTAGTCCATCAGGGGCAAAAGGCTAGAAACAAAATTCCCCTCGCTCTTGCCATGTTTGAAATAGGAATTTCTCAAagaggcaaaaactgtaaaaacaggtaCAAAGCTTATTATCAGAGATACAGTATAACATGTGGGAGAGCACCCAGAGAAACATTGTGTTTGCTTAAGACTGAAGCAAGGCAGAAATACCACCCAGAGAGAAGGGGTATGGGCGCCCTCCCCAGTGAGGAAGAATGCAGTAAAGAGGCAGTTAAATCATATATATCAGGCAGTTCTTCTGGatctttgtttacctttggctagtaatttcatttcttttcctataCCTGACCTGTTCTAGGACCCACCCTTCCAGCGCGCCCCACCCAATATGTATGAGCAGCTTTTttgccaagatggattccagcgcaGAGGCCAGTGGGAGGTTTGACGACACTTATTACGGGATGGCACGCCCTCGTTTTTGACCCCTGAGGAGGCTTCCTCAACTGCGTGTGCAGTTGGGGAATTTTCTCTGACCTCATGAGCAGACCTCTTATCTCTTTACTCCAGCAGAGCTCAGCTCCTGCCATTAACTTAGTCCTTGGAGCATCTGCGGAAAACAAAGCTTCAATTCTACTCCATTTGACAAACTCCAGCTGCTCTGCCCaggggcccatctatctcctacccCAGGTAGAGTGGGGTTGGGATGGGTGAGGTGCTGCTCCATGTCAAGCTGAAGAGTTTGGGTTTGACCCTCAGAGATGATAATAAGGAGCTCCTGTAGGCTCTTAAGGAAACAAGTGGCTCTGTGAACGTTCTGCTGCATGCATGGGCTTGATGGGTGCTGGGAAAACCCTGTAAACATTCATCTGAGGCAAAAGCAGCGGTATTGTCAAGCTGAGGTCAGTTTATGCCGCTGTAGGAAATTAACAGAAAAACGATGCCACAAGGGCATCCTTTCCCGTGCCTTTCCTGGAAACTGCCAACTGGTGGCTGAGGACTGGGAATGAGGACACTTAATTTTTACTATGCCTACTTTGATTAACTATTGTTAGTGTAGAGACAGAGTAGGGGTTATTATCCAAGATAGTGCTAGGTTGAGCCATATGAAATTTCCCTTTTAAGGTAATTGgcagttgctgttcagtcgctaagtcgtgtctgactctttgtggcctcatggactgcagcgtgccaggcttccctgtccttcacgatctcctggagcttgcttgaactcatgtccattgagtcagtgatgtcatccaaccatcctctgAGATGTAATTGGTAGAACTGCTAGCAATTTTATATGGTTCTACTTAATTGATTTTGTCAGTTGTTGGAGATGCGTGGACATGGTCAGGTTATCTGGGTAGGTCCTGGATAGTGCTGCTTATAGTCAGCCCCAAAGTCCTCAGGGCACTATTTTCCTTGGGTGATGGAGCTGATCCtggagattgaacccagggtccCAGGGATGTTCTAGGCTCTTCCTCTCCAGGCTGTTTGCTCTTCTTGCCGATGGACCAGACATTCAGAATCTCCTgattttttctcttccctttaaagaagaaaaatctgccCGGGACCAGGAAATTTAAAGGAGGAAGAAGGGCTTATggaagagaagataaaaataattgctCTTGAGATTGTGTTTCCCAGGACTACCTCGTAGCATGATACAGACAAAACCAGAAGTGCTACCTTTGTAGATCCTAGTTATGTTGGGGAGGAGGGGTACCAAGTTCTTACTCTGGCTCTAGATCACAGAGGTTTTAAGGGAGTTtgagaacaacagactggttccaaataggaaaaggagtacgtcaaggctgtatattgtcatcttgcttatttaacttctgtgcagagtacatcatgagaaatgctgggctggaagaagcaaaagctggaatcaagattgccaggagaaatatcaataacctcagatgtgcagatgacatcacccttatggcagaaagtgaagcagaactaaaaagcctcttgatgaaagtgaaagaggagagtgaaaagttggcttaaagctcaacattcagaaaactgaagatcatggcatctggacccattacttcatggcaaatagatgaggaaacagtggaaacagtgtcagactttattttttgggctccaaaatcactgcagatggtgactgcagccatgaaattaaaagacgcttattccttgaaagaaatgttatgaccaacctagatagcatattcaaaagcagagacattactttgccaacaaaggtccatctagtcaaggctatggtttttccagtggtcatgtatggatgtgaaagttggactgtgaagaaggctgagcactgaagaattgatgcttttgaactgtggtgttggagaagactcctgagagtcccttggactgcaaggagatccaaccagtccattctaaaggagattagccctgggtgttctttggagggaatgatgctaaagctgaaactccagtactttggccacctcatgcgaagagttgacttgttggaaaagactctgatgctgggagggactgggggcaggaggacaaggggacgacaaaggatgaaatggctggatggcatcaccgactcaatggatgtggatttgagtgaactctgggagttggtgatggacagggaggcctggcgtactgtgattcatggggtcgcaaagagtcagacacgactgagcgactgaactgaactgaactgagaacaccTGGGCAGTGGGCTGTGCATGAGTGATGGTGGTGTGGCAGAGACTGAGCTATGCTGTCTCCATATCTTTTGTGCCTGTGCCCTGGGATGGGGGCCACCCCCGTGGAGCCTCTCCTGGATTCAGGGATGGAGTAAGCCCAGAGTGCTCTCCTAACCACCAAGAATGAGGATGTGTTCTGAGTTAGGGTCTGCTGGAACCAGCTGGGGCACAGCCATCCCAGGGCATGGCCACCTCTCCCTCATCCCGACTCTGGATACCGCAGGCCAAGTCATCTACCACTACACCTGGACTCTGAAATCTCACTATCTCGGATCTTGAGTTCTCATCCTGACTTGCCTCTGTCATCCTCAGTCACCATTGAATGTGTGACCCACAGTGATTGTCTTGCTCCAAGAGTACTATTGTATGTCTCCTGggatgggatcttcctggacttcCACTGGGcccctcctgaacccccttccatgCTAAACTCTCCTGCATCCCTCATGTATTCACGGAATGCTCCCTGTCCTCCTGGTTCTGCCCTGAACCTTTCCTAGAATTGTTTAGTAACTCAGTCCCATCCAGCTCTTTTGGatctcatggactctagcctgccaggctcctccatccaggattctccaggcaagaatactggagtgggtagccatttccttctccagggatcttcctgacccagggatcaaatccgtatctcctgcttggcaggcggattctttaaccacCTGAGCCACAGGCATGTTTTCCCTTTCCTTAGCCTGACAAATGTATTGAGGGTCCCACTCTGTTAGAAGCACCCtgaggaaaacaaatgaaaagacttAGTCCCtctgtgtcagagaaggcaatggcaccccactccagtactcctgcctggaaaatcccatggacagaggaccctggtaggctgcagtccatggggtcgctgagggtcggacacgactgagtgacttcaccttcacttttcactttcatgcattggagaaggaaatggcggcccactccagtgttcttgcctggagaatcccagggacaggggagcctggtgggctgccgtctatggggtcgcacagggtcggacacgactgaagtgacttagccgcggcagcagcagcagtccctctGTGTACAGGCGTTTGAGGGTCACCTTTCTTAGCATTCTTCCTGTTTCCTGAGGAAACGGGAACTAGTGCAACTCCTGGAGGCCTCTGCTTTTGCTCTCTCAGCTCAACCTTCTCAGCCGAAAATGGAGGCAAATCAGGGAGATTATgagaagaaaggaatgacagaCCTCTGTAAATAAATAGTTTAACTGCAAACGTGACTGGTAAGCTTATAaattcatggcatgtgggaagaATCAGTGGGGCCACACTTGTCATCTAATCAGACACCTGTGTCTAGATGGAAATCATCTCAGAACAGATTGTATGTtataattaaaaaccaaaaaaaaaaaaaaaaagaagaaccacAACATTCTGTCAATATGCTGGGCCAAATTGCCCATCCTGGCAAAACTGGAGTGTCTGCTACAATTCATAGGcgcttaaaaataatcatttaaaacttCTTAAAGGAAGCCTAAACGGCAGGTTCCTGCATGTAGGATATGACATAGGGGTCCTGCGGGGCAACTTTAATAATTTGCAGCCCATCCTTGGGTTTTAACTGAGTTCCATATTCTAtcatttttatgtttccttttctacCCTGGgcggaaatgaaaattaaaccacTTTTGTCTCAAGTACAGTTGTACCCTGGAGCTGTCTTGAGTTCAGTTCCCAAGCACTGCAATAAAGTGACTATCCCAATGAAGTGGGTTACACAATGTTTTTGATTTtgcagtgcatataaaagttatgtttatgctccactgtagtctattaagtgtgccgTAGCATTATGTCTTAATAAATACAgtgtacagggacttccctggtggccagtggttaagactgtgtttccaatgcaggggcccaggtttgatccctggtcagggaactagatcccacatgttacaaCTAACACCTGGAgcaggagcctattatacagagcgaagtaagtcagaaagagaaacaccagtacagtatattaacacatatatatggaatttagaaagacggtaacaacgATCCTATATGTAAGatagcagaagagacacagatgtaaagaacagacttttggactatgtgggagaaggggagggtgggatgatataagagaatagcattgaaacatgtatattaccatatgtaagatagatgaccagtgcaagtttgatgcgtgaagcagggcactcaaagccagtgctctaggacaacccagaaggatggggtggggagggagtggggagagggggtcaggatggggagacaCGTGTGCACCCGtggttgattcatgttaatgtatggcaaaaaccaccacgatattgtaaagtaattatcctacaattaaattgattaatttaaaaataaatgcgttcagttcaaggaaagaaaaaaagagatctggagcagccaaaaaaaaggtaCATAccctaatttaaaaataccttactggtgaaaaaaaaaaaagctaactatcatctgagccttcagtgagccATAGGAGTAACATCTAAGATCCCTGGTCATGGATCACCATCACAAATGTAACAATAATGACCAAATTTGAAATATTGTGCGAGttaccaaaatatgacacagagacaTAAAGTGAGCAAATGCCATTTGGTAAAATGGTGTCCATAGACTTGCTTGACctagggttgccacaaaccttcaattgaTAAAAAATGTAATATCTTCAAAGCATAAGAAAATggagcacaataaaatgaggtagaGCTGGGTATATCTGACCAGGAAATACAGAgtcttgttttattcatttattcagtttatCAGGAAACATCATGAGAATGAGCACATTCTCATTATTAAAGCTCTGAAGAATAAAATGACTctgatttccttctttccttttcttgataATGGAGAAGACTACTGTGTCATTTCAGCCCATGAGGTCCTTTGCTACCAGAATGAAATGATCATACGAGAGAGATATTAAGATCACAAGGACAGTATTAATAACTGACCATCACTGTGCACTTACCATGTGTCAAGCTCAAGTGAATCATAATCATTTCCTCATTCACTCTCCCCCAAAATCCTGGAAGGTGTTATCATTCTCActtaatacatgaaaaaaaaacacaaaaaaaacacaaaaaaacagatTGTGAGTAATTTGTCCAAGTTCACAAATAGGGTCAGTGGCCACtctaggattcaaatccagatctGTGCTTATAACCTCTTCACATCTTGCCTCACCCTGAAAGTCAAGCTAAGAAAACTGTTCTTGGCAAAGAGGTGGGTAAGATTTGAATTCTTTAGAGGTAAGAGGAAATCTAGACAGGactagatacatatatatgtgtgtgtggctgggtcactctgctgtacacctgaaattaacacaacattgtggattaactgtacttcaattatttttgaattgaaaaaaaaaatcttttgtgacttagcaggaaaaaaaaaaaaaaagatttgggttTTTTAAGGTTCCAGAAAGTTCTGACCTTTTGTTGGTATTTCCTGGGCAGCAAATTTTGGACCTTTTATCTCAGTTGTAGATTTTTGAAAGTCAGGTCACTTTAGGATAGTGGGAGCTGCCTTCAGGGTCAGGCCTTGCCTAGAAGGGGCTCCCCAGGTGTGGTGCATCCTGGTACCCAGGGGACTTGGAGGAGGCACCTCAGGCCCAGTGCAGACTCCATACTGCATTCCTGGCCGCTCTTGGAGGAGACTGGGCAGGAGATCTCACATGTAACGGCTCCATTGTTTCAAGCAGATCCTCAACAAGCACACGTCTAACCTGTGACAGTATCAGTCATCTTTAGTAatgactttgtttgtttgtttgatcaCTGAGTTGTGGCTGGCCCTTTTGCAACCACATTGGACTGTAgtcctcccagctcctctgtccatgtgatttcctaggcaggaatactggagtgggttgccattttctcctccaggggatcttccccacccagggatcaaactcgcgtctcctgcatgTGTCTCCtgctattgcaggcagattgtttacacCCGAGCCACTGGGAAAACAAGCTTAGTAAaggtttggtggtggtttagttgctaagttgtgttcaactcttgcagccccatggactgtagcctgtcagactcctctgtccatgggattctccaggcaagaatactggagtgggttgccatctccttctccaagggatcttcctgacccaggaatcaaacccaggtctcctgtattgcaggcagattctttaccaactgagctggtCAAAGGACTCTTTGAACCAACCAGACTAATACTGTATTGTCCTTTTCCCCCCATAGGACATCGAGGTCTCTGTGAACATTCTCTAAAATGTTTAAGCTCGAGAATCACGGAGCGGAAGCTGCAGGGCACCTGGCTGCCTGCTGGCCGAGGGAGCCTGGAGAAACCATTCCTGGGATCACGCAGCTCTGTGGTGCCTGGGTTCAGCCCCCAGGGTGGCCTTCACCCCGTCAACACTGAGAACAGCCCGCTGAAGCCCAGGGTCGTGACCGTGGTCAAGGTGGGCAGCCACCCCCTCCGCAAGATCACCCTGCTCCTCAATAGGCGATCGGTGCAAACCTTTGAGCAGCTCTTGGCCGACGTCTCAGAGGccctgggctttcccaggtggaaGAGTGACCGTGTGAGGAAGCTGTTCAACCTCAAAGGCCGGGAAATCAGGAGTGTGTCTGATTTCTTCAGGGAAGGAGATGCCTTCATAGCGGTGGGCAAAGAGCCACTGACGCTGAAGAACATCCAGGTGGCTATAGAGGAACTGTACCCCAGCAAAGCCCGGGCTCTGACTTTGACCCAGCAGCACAGCCAGATCCCCTCTCCAAGGCTGAGAAGCAGACTTTACAGCAAAGCTGGGAAGGGGGGTCACCCCTGCGGGGAGACCGAGACCACCAAGAGCAGCGGTGAGGCTGCTAGGTCCCCGGCGGCCATCAGACCCCAGGGGCAGACCCCCGGGGAGGACAGGGTGAGGACCCCGAAgaagtgggggaaggggaagtggGAGCCCGAATCTGGCAGTAAGGTGCCCAAGGATGCCGCCCTGGAGAGGCGTGCCAGTGGAGAGAAGCACCTGGCCGTGGAGATCGAAAAGACGTCGGGGGAATTGATCAGGTGTGAAAAGTGTAAGCGGGAGCGAGAGCTCCAGCAGGGCTTGCAGAGGGAGCGACTGTCCCTGGGCACCAGCGAGCTGGACCTGGGCAGGTGCCCCCGCTACGACGTGGAGAGGCTGGTGAGGACCAGGAGCTGCCGGAGGTCCCCGGAGGAGAAGccccagggtggggaggaaggctgGAAGGAGGGTCCCCGGAGCAGTCCTGGGCACCCCCCACAGGAACCGAGGAGACCCAGCAAAAGCGTCGACAAGAAAGAGGACAGAGACCCCGGAGGCCAGGAGGGTCATCCCCCTGCTGCAGCCAAGGCCAAGAGGGACGTTTTTGTTGGGGAAGCACAGCCCCGCCGAGAGGAGAAAGACGGCAGGAACACAGGCAGGAGCAAGCCGGGAGGCTGGCTCCGGAGGGAGCATCACGCTGACCTGGATCCGGAGAAGCTCCCCAGGACCGGAGGGGACGAGCAGGAGGCGGAGAAGGAGAAGAAGCCCGGGGTGTCCGGAGCGAGGAGGATGATGGTTCCCCGCGATGAGCCGCCAGCCAGAATCGAAAAGGAGCCCCAGACGAGGCCGGAGGAGAGCAAGGCGGAGCGGCCCGGCAGGAGGCGGCGGCCTGCGGGCATCCTGGCGGCCGACGTGCGAAAGCAGTACGAGCCGGGCCGGGTGATCGGCGATGGGAACTTTGCGGTGGTGAAGGAGTGCAGGCATCGCGGCACCCGGCAGGCCTACGCCATGAAGATCATCGACAAGTCCAAGCTCAAGGGGAAGGAGGACATGGTGGACAGCGAGATCCTCATCATTCAGAGCCTCTCTCACCCCAACATCGTGAAACTGCACGAAGTGTACGAAACGGACGCCGAGATCTACCTGATCATGGAGTACGTGCAGGGAGGGGACCTGTTCGACGCCATCATCGAAAGTGTGAAGTTCCCCGAGCGCGAGGCCGCCCTCATGCTCATGGACTTGTGCAAGGCGCTGGTGCACTTGCACGACAAGAGGATCGTCCACCGGGACCTCAAGCCGGAGAATCTGCTGG
Coding sequences within it:
- the DCLK3 gene encoding serine/threonine-protein kinase DCLK3 isoform X1; translation: MPAATPAPRPPPPPARPAPGCPTRPTPGHRGLCEHSLKCLSSRITERKLQGTWLPAGRGSLEKPFLGSRSSVVPGFSPQGGLHPVNTENSPLKPRVVTVVKVGSHPLRKITLLLNRRSVQTFEQLLADVSEALGFPRWKSDRVRKLFNLKGREIRSVSDFFREGDAFIAVGKEPLTLKNIQVAIEELYPSKARALTLTQQHSQIPSPRLRSRLYSKAGKGGHPCGETETTKSSGEAARSPAAIRPQGQTPGEDRVRTPKKWGKGKWEPESGSKVPKDAALERRASGEKHLAVEIEKTSGELIRCEKCKRERELQQGLQRERLSLGTSELDLGRCPRYDVERLVRTRSCRRSPEEKPQGGEEGWKEGPRSSPGHPPQEPRRPSKSVDKKEDRDPGGQEGHPPAAAKAKRDVFVGEAQPRREEKDGRNTGRSKPGGWLRREHHADLDPEKLPRTGGDEQEAEKEKKPGVSGARRMMVPRDEPPARIEKEPQTRPEESKAERPGRRRRPAGILAADVRKQYEPGRVIGDGNFAVVKECRHRGTRQAYAMKIIDKSKLKGKEDMVDSEILIIQSLSHPNIVKLHEVYETDAEIYLIMEYVQGGDLFDAIIESVKFPEREAALMLMDLCKALVHLHDKRIVHRDLKPENLLVQRNEDKSTTLKLADFGLAKHVVRPIFTVCGTPTYVAPEILSEKGYGLEVDMWAAGVILYILLCGFPPFRSPERDQEELFNIIQLGRFEFLAPYWNNISDAAKDLVSRLLVVNPKKRYTAHQVLQHPWLEAAGKTSRANLQKEVPPSSEDHFRS
- the DCLK3 gene encoding serine/threonine-protein kinase DCLK3 isoform X2, giving the protein MPAATPAPRPPPPPARPAPGCPTRPTPGHRGLCEHSLKCLSSRITERKLQGTWLPAGRGSLEKPFLGSRSSVVPGFSPQGGLHPVNTENSPLKPRVVTVVKVGSHPLRKITLLLNRRSVQTFEQLLADVSEALGFPRWKSDRVRKLFNLKGREIRSVSDFFREGDAFIAVGKEPLTLKNIQVAIEELYPSKARALTLTQQHSQIPSPRLRSRLYSKAGKGGHPCGETETTKSSGEAARSPAAIRPQGQTPGEDRVRTPKKWGKGKWEPESGSKVPKDAALERRASGEKHLAVEIEKTSGELIRCEKCKRERELQQGLQRERLSLGTSELDLGRCPRYDVERLVRTRSCRRSPEEKPQGGEEGWKEGPRSSPGHPPQEPRRPSKSVDKKEDRDPGGQEGHPPAAAKAKRDVFVGEAQPRREEKDGRNTGRSKPGGWLRREHHADLDPEKLPRTGGDEQEAEKEKKPGVSGARRMMVPRDEPPARIEKEPQTRPEESKAERPGRRRRPAGILAADVRKQYEPGRVIGDGNFAVVKECRHRGTRQAYAMKIIDKSKLKGKEDMVDSEILIIQSLSHPNIVKLHEVYETDAEIYLIMEYVQGGDLFDAIIESVKFPEREAALMLMDLCKALVHLHDKRIVHRDLKPENLLEEELFQKDVTHMNLRIKIRTVPKPRL